The Priestia koreensis genomic interval GTCTATGTTTTCAACTTTTATGGTAATTATAAACAAGATACCCACATTTTATCCACTTATTCCTGTGGATAACAGAACGATTGTTCGAAAAGAAGTTTCGTGGTAGATTGATTGTAGCGCATTCAATTAGTATATGCGCTCATCATGTCAGTCAGAACCTCTACTACTTAATAGGAGGTGGAAGCCTGATGCATAAGTTATCAGACAAGCTTCTCGTGGAATCATATTGCCGAGCTACAGAACTGAAGCTAAATCCTGAATTCATTCATCTAATTGAAAAGGAAATTAAACGCCGTTCTCTTCAAGTAGAAATTATAGCTTAACATATAATTGACTTCTTCATATTGAAACGCTAGGCCTTATCGCAAAGAAGGGTGTCATCGCTCGACATAATATTCGTCGTCCGATGACACCCTATTACGTTTGTTCCTATATAATCTAGATCGTTCCAATCCGTTCGCCTACTCGTACAGGCTGCTGTGGCTGTAAATGATCTGATAAATGAAGTTTTCCTTTTTCTAAAAATAACACGACGGTCGAACCAAAAGAAAAATACCCCAGCTCTTCACCTTTTTTTACATGCTCATTCTTAACGGTTGTTTCAATGCTATTAATAAACATTGCTCCTACTTTGACTAGCAATAAATCACCGGTTGAACCTTTCATTTGCAGAAGCTTTCGATAGTTTTTCGTAATGGGATCTTTTCCATATTTCAATCCCCACGAGTTTACAGGGTACGACTTTCCGCCAAGCGTCCATTGTTTTTCAATCGTTGCTTGAATCGGGCTGTGAATACGATGATAATCTTTTGGACTCAAGTATAGAATAATGTACTCTCCGCCTACATATTTCTGTAGAATATCATCGTCACCAATCATCTCTTCAATGGAGTACTGCTTATTTTTAACCGTAATTTCTTTTTCCGGCGTTACGGTTCCCATACTCTCAATCACAGCATCTACAGGGCTTACAATAGATGTTAGATCTGTATCAATAGGTCTTGCTGTCTCCTTCAATTCGCGAATGAAGAATTCTTGCAGCGTTTTGTATGTGTTTAACTCATTTTTCATTTCATTTTGATTAATTTTGTATACACGCGCATATGATGATATGAAATGCGAGCTAATAGATGATAGTGAAAATCGCTTAATCATAGATGATGAAAGGGGATGATTCGTTAATTCAATCATGAAGCGATAAAGATTTTTACGCAATAAAAATTACCTCCGCCATCGTAATACCTCTTTACTAACCTTACAATTAAGACTACAATAGGGTTACGTTTGTTGTTTTCCGTTTGGCATTATATACCATCCTAGTAAAGGGAGTGAGAAACATGTTTTTGTCTGATTATGTTGATCACACAATCAAAAAATTGAAAGCTCAGTCTGCTAACACCTTAACTATATTAAATCTCAGTTTAGGCGGATTCGCAATCCTTTGTATATTAAAAGATCAATTTAATTTAAGCTTACTTTTAATCTTTTTAGCAGCGTTCGCTGATAGATTTGACGGAATGGTCGCTAGAAAATTAAATATCGAATCTGAATTTGGAAAACAACTTGATTCGATGTGTGATATCATTTCGTTTGGAGTCGCACCTGCTCTCTTAATTTACCAAACGGTATTAGGAGATTTCGGAGCTCCTGGTGCAATTTTTACAATCATCTATATTGCTTGTGGTGCATCTCGTTTAGCACGATTTAACATTACTGAAAGCAATGGATATTTCACCGGTCTACCAATCACAGCCGCTGGCTGCTTGCTTACACTAAGCTATTTAACCGTCTCATTTATTCCTGTCCATTTCTTCATGTTTATTGTCATTATTCTTTCATTCTTAATGGTTAGCACATTTAAACTAAAAAAAGTGTAAGTTGAAAACTCGTTTCTTACTTAAAGAAGCGAGTTTTTTGTTTATAGATCATTATGAGGAAAAAGCGAAAGGTCCTACCTTCTTTTTATGATTTAGACTTACTCCACCTATCCAACAATTCCTAATAACTAATTTTTCAAAAAATTGTTGCTTTTTGACGAAAAAGCAATTAAAGTATGTCTATATTCTCCCTAAATATCGTGAGACGGGCTAAATCCCTTTTGTTCTTTTAGCCGTCAGTGATTTTTTTGGTTTATTTTATCAGAAAATTCAAACAAAAACTTCGGAGGTCTACTATGAGTTTATTCAGGAAAAAATCCATCGCATCTTTAATAAAAGAAACGACAGGAAAAGATGTTGCACTAAAAAAGGATTTAGGCGCTTTTGACTTAACGATGTTAGGCATTGGCGCAATTATCGGAACAGGTATTTTCGTTTTAACTGGCGTAGCCGCAGCAGAGCATGCAGGACCTGCACTAATCATTTCATTCATTCTTTCTGGACTTGCCTGTGTATTTGCTGCCCTATGTTATGCCGAATTTGCTTCTAAAGTTCCTGTATCCGGAAGCGCGTACACTTACAGCTACGCGACGTTTGGCGAATTAATCGCATGGATCTTGGGCTGGGACTTAATTTTAGAATACGGGCTCGCTTCGTCAGCCGTTGCAAGCGGATGGTCTGGTTATTTCCAAGGACTGCTTGGTGGATTTGGTATTCATTTACCAACGGCCATCACAAGCGCCTATGATCCATCAAAGGGAACGTTCATTGATGTACCTGCTATAGCCATTGTGTTTATTATTACATTACTTTTATCACAAGGAACAAAAAAATCAGCCAAATTTAATGCCGTAATGGTTCTTATCAAGCTTGCGGTTGTCGTTCTATTCATCGCTGTTGGCGTATGGTATGTAAAACCAGAAAACTGGACGCCGTTTATGCCATTTGGCTTCAGTGGAGTCGCAACAGGTGCTGCCACTGTATTCTTTGCTTATATTGGCTTTGATGCTGTTGCAACGGCTGCTGAAGAAGTACGTAACCCGCAGCGCAACATGCCAATCGGAATTATCGCTTCCTTACTTGTTTGTACAGCACTATATATTATCGTTTCAGCTATTTTAACAGGTATTGTTCCTTACACTGAATTAAATGTTAAAAACCCTGTAGCGTTTGCGCTAAATTACATTAATCAAGACTGGGTAGCTGGTCTGATCTCTGTAGGAGCAATCACAGGAATTACAACGGTTCTACTTGTAATGCTTTATGGACAAACTCGTTTATTCTATGCGATTAGCCGTGACGGTTTGCTTCCGAAAGTCTTTTCAAAAGTAAGCAAAAAGAAGCAAACGCCTGTAGCGAATACGTGGATTACATGCTTACTTGTTTCTTTCTTTACAGGTTTTGTACCATTAAGTAAACTTGCAGAATTAACAAATATCGGAACTCTTTTCGCTTTCATGACGGTATCGATTGGGATTTTATATTTACGTCGCTCAAAAGATCAAGGTGAAACAAAATCAGGATTCTCTGTTCCATTTGTACCTTACGTACCCATTTTAGCTTTCGTATTTTGTGCCTACCTTGCTCTTCAGCTCCCACGTCTAACATGGATCAGCTTTGGCGTATGGTTAGTTCTTGGTTTAATCGTCTACTTCCTATACGGCAGAAGACACAGTAACTTAAACACACAAACAAACCTCAATAAAAAGATCGGATAATGACAAAAGGGCTCATGCGCATGCATGAGCTCTTTTTAATTCCACCAATTGCAGTAGCAATTGAAATAATAGAAGCTTCCAAAAATCAAAAGCAGTACGAATAAAATAATCAGTAAGGCAAAGGCAAATCCGCCTCCGTATCCATATCCGCACCCATAACCATATCCAAATGATCCTGGATATCCATAGTACATGCGATTTCCCCCCTTTTTACTTAGTTAGTACAGCGTATGATAAGAGGGAAATTTGGTTTGGGACATTCGTGGATATGATGCTTATCCTATTTAACGATTGTCACGTAGTGGACGGATCCACAGTAGAACAATTGAAATGACGGTAATGATAAGCACCGCGATCCATTTCCATTCCATTCCATCTTTTAAAATATTGTTAATGACTCCTGCTACAATGACGAGCCCTACTAAAAGCAAAAAAATTTTTCTCATTGTGTTTCATTCTCCACCTTTTTCTTTCCATTGTAATCAACAAGCACAAACAAATCCAAAAAAATTGCATAAATAATAAAAATCCCCTTTTAAATATATAAAAACCCATTAACAAGTAATAGGAAGTAACCGATAGAAAAACTAGAGGAGCAAGAACAATAAGTCTCCAACTTTAGAGATACACAGGTGATAGAATGGATAAAACATCGATATTTGGTTTGATAATTGGCATCATCGCTGTATTTGTCGGAATGATTTTAAAAGGAGTAAATCCAGTTGTTCTTTTAAATCCAGCTGCTTTACTGATCATCTTTTTAGGTACCATTGGGGCCGTGGTCATTGCCTTTCCAACGAGAGACATTAAAAACGTTCCTAAGCTGTTTAAAGTGATTTTTAAAGAAACGAAGGTACCGAAAAACGAAGAGATTATTCCGCTGTTTGTTGAACTTGCAACATTAGCAAGACGTGAAGGTTTACTAGCACTAGAAGGTAAAATTGACGAACTTGAAGATCCTTTCCTAAAAAACGGGCTTACACTCGCTGTAGACGGACAATCTCAAGAATTTATTCGTGACGTGATGATGGAAGAAATTTCAGCTATGGAAGATCGTCATCAAACGGGTGCCTCTATTTTCGTACAAGCGGGAACATACGCCCCAACTCTCGGGGTACTAGGAGCAGTTATCGGTCTTATTGCGGCACTTTCTAATATGGGAGATACCGAGGCTTTAGGTCATGCGATTTCTGCCGCATTCGTTGCAACATTGTTTGGGATCTTTTCTGGTTACGTGCTTTGGCATCCATTTGCCAACAAATTAAAGCGTAAATCAAGACACGAAGTAAACGTTCGCTCTATGATGATTGAGGGGGTTTTATCGATTGTAGAAGGTCAGGCTCCAGCTATTATTGAACGAAAATTAACATCGTTCCTTTCGATTAATGAGCGAGAAAATTATTTCGCAAAAGGTGAGAAGCCGAATGAGTAAAAAAAGGCGTAAAAAAAAGCAGGATGATCATATTGATGAAAGCTGGCTCATTCCTTATGCAGATTTATTAACCTTATTATTGGCTCTCTTTATCGTTTTGTTTGCAATGAGCAGCATTGATTCCACTAAATTTAAAGCACTAGCCAATTCCTTTTATAACGAATTTCAAGGTGGTACAGGGTTGCTTGACTACACGTCTCCTGTTGAACCACCTACACAAGATACGGTAGGTGATGTAAAGGCTGACAAAAATAAAAACCAGCCGAGCGCAACGCCATCCCCTACTAAGGCTCCTACGAAAAAGAACAACGAAAGTGCTGCAGATGCAGAAAAGAAAAGACAAATTGCTGAACTGAAGAAAAATGTGGACGGGTACATTCAATCGAAGAATTTAACGGGAAAGTTAAAAACCACGATTACCCAAGACGGATTGCTGATTACAATTTTCAACGATATTTTATTTGATTCAGGAAGCGCAACGGTTCGCTCTCCTTATCGCAAAGTAACGACTGATCTAGCAGGATTGCTTGTCAACAGTAATCCAAAAACCATTACGATCACCGGACATACGGATAACGTACCGATTCGTAACAGTCGCTTCCAATCCAACTGGGACTTGAGCGTCATGCGTTCTGTGAACTTTATGAAAATTTTGCTCGACAACCCAAGGCTTAGCCCAAAATTATTTAGTGTAAAAGGTTACGGTGAATACAAACCGGTAGCACCCAATACAAGCGCGGAAGGTCGAAAGAAGAATAGACGTGTCGAAGTTTTGGTTGAACCTAAAGTCACTGTCCCTAGCAATCGCTAATCGAAAAAACCTTGTAACTTCTTTGTCAAGTTACAAGGTTTTTTAATGTTCTCAAACCTTTTTGGGTGGTACAGACACTATTTGTTTCACCTCTGCATACATTTAAACTACAGGTTAGGCGACATAGGAGGTGACGAAATGTCTGCTTTTTTGTCAGCTATAGGATACTTGTTTAAAGAAGTGATTTTTCTTGTATCTTATGTAAAAAACAACGCTTTCCCTCAGCCACTGTCCGCAAGCGACGAACGAAAATACTTAGAATTAATGGCCCAAGGTGATGCCCAAGCCCGAAATTTATTAATTGAACATAACTTACGTTTAGTGGCGCACATCGTGAAAAAATTTGAAAACACCGGTGAGGATGCGGAAGATCTTATTTCAATCGGTACAATCGGTCTCATTAAGGCGATTGAGAGCTACTCACAGGGGAAAGGCACAAAGCTTGCAACCTATGCCGCTCGTTGTATCGAAAATGAAATTCTGATGCATTTGAGAGCGCTTAAAAAGACGAAAAAAGATGTGTCCCTTCACGACCCAATTGGTCAAGACAAAGAAGGAAATGAAATCAGCCTAATCGATGTATTAAAATCAGAATCTGATGATGTCGTCGATACGATTCAGCTTACGATGGAGCTTGAAAAAATTAAAGAATACATTGATATACTGGATGATCGAGAAAAAGAAGTCATTGTTGGGCGCTTTGGTCTGGATTTGCAGGAAGAAAAAACGCAGCGTGAAATTGCTAAAGAGCTTGGGATCTCTAGGAGCTACGTATCTCGCATTGAAAAGCGTGCGCTCATGAAAATGTTCCACGAATTTTACCGCGCTGAAAAAGAGAAGAAACAAAAAGGCTGAAGGGGAAATCCCCTCCAGCCTTTTGTTATTTACTTTTTCGTCTGAATGGCCATATGACTACTCTCAGTAAAATCATATGCGTTCCCTCCTCCTGCAGTTAGGTGGAGTCTTTCTCCACCAACAGCCAAATCAATAAAAATGGGTTTTTCATGCTCATTTCCTTTTACTCCTTCCTCTACTTCGTAGTTTTTTTAGAACCAGCGTGGATATTGTGCACGTCGATTCATCATTTCTTCTTCAACTGCTTCTGCATGTCTAGCACGCTCAAGCTCTTCATGATTTAGCGCTCTTTTGTTAATCGTAATGGTTAAAAAGAATATGTGTAGGGTCAATGTTCTCACCTCCTTTTCAAATAAAAAGCCACAGGTTCATAGCACCTGTGGCAAAAAGACATAATAAAGCCACAGGCAAACTATTCAAACCTGTGGCGGCTAATATTCAATATACACGTGATATGAATAGGTTAGCGGATCGCTCTCCGGGTCGGTCGAATAGCATATGAAGATGTATTTAATTCGTTCTTTAAATAAGTTACGTTGACTAATAACATCTTCTTCGACCTCCTTTTTTTCATTATCACTACATTGGTAATTATATCCACAAACTACCGTTTTGTAAACCACTTTTTGTAAAAAAGGGCTTCTTTATTTTTCGTCAAATAGCGACTTCTTTAACTTTTTCGTTCTCCATGCAAAATAAAAAGCGGCACCAAGGAAAAGAACCAACACGCCCATCATCGTATCAATCTTAACGGGTGACTTGTCGCCCATTCCAATTAATACACCGATATATAAAAATGTACTTACTGCCAGCAGAATATAAATGAAGCGCGTATAATCTTCAATTTTTGCTTTCACATTTTTTACGTATTGCTCTGTATTCATCCAATCACGCCTTTCGATCTGTGTATGATCTTCTCTAAAAATGATCTACTACTAGCGTAACATAAACTAGGAGACTTCTTTTCTTGTAATTTATGTAAAAAAGAGAAGGCCATTTCGCCTTCTCTTCTCCTCATTATGATAAAGCATTTTCAAGGTCTTCAATAAGATCTTGAATATCCTCTAATCCAACAGAAATTCTCACAAGACCGTCCGTGATCCCTAATTCCTGACGGCGGTCTGCTGGAATGGATGCATGCGTCATTTTAGCTGGCACAGAAATCAAACTTTCAACAGCGCCAAGGCTCTCTGCAAGAGTAAAGTATTTCACTTTACGCAGAAGTTCATCTGCTTTTTCACTGCTTCCGACATCAAAGGAAATCATTCCACCAAATCCTCGTGCATTTTTCTTTGCAATGTCGTGGTTTGGATGACTTTCAAGTCCAGGGTAATGAACTTTCGTTACCTGTGGATGCTGAATCAGGAAATTGACAAGCTTCGCTGCATTTTTCTCGTGCTCTTCCATACGAATTCCGAGCGTTTTAATACCACGGATTAACAACCATGAATCCTGAGGCCCGAGAATGCCTCCTGTTGAGTTTTGAATGAAGTGAACATCTTCTGCTAGCTGTTCTGAATTCACGACAACAAGACCCGCTACAACGTCGCTATGGCCACCTAAATATTTCGTTGCGCTGTGTAAGACAATGTCTGCACCGAAATCAATTGGATTTTGCCAATATGGTGTGCTGAACGTATTGTCTACAATTGTTAGCAAGTTATGCTTTTTCGCTACCGCAGATGCTTCTTCCAAATCCGTAATTTTAAGCAATGGATTTGTTGGTGTTTCAATGTACAGCGCTTTTGTGTTTGGCTGAATCGCTGCTTCAATTGCTGCTACGTCGCTTGTATCAACAAACGTCGCGTCAATGCCAATACGATTCAATACTTTTGTAATGACGCGGTACGTACCGCCGTATACATCATCTGTTAGTACAACGTGGTCACCGTGATTAAAGAGCATCATCACAGCTGTTACAGCCGCCATTCCTGAACCAAAGGCGAAACCTGCTTTGCCGCCTTCAAGATCCTTAATGAGTTCTTCTAACGCGTGACGCGTTGGGTTTCCAGTACGTGAATATTCATATCCTTTGTGAACACCAACAGATTCTTGTTTGTATGTGCTCACTTGATAAATAGGTACCGATACGGCTCCTGTTTGCGGATCTTCTGAAATACCACCATGAATAAGCTTTGTTTTTTGTCTCATTATTAAATCCCACCTTCGTAGATTTTTTTGCTCAAATATCGATCACTGCCATCAGGGAAAATCGTGACAACGTTTGTTCCTGACGGAGAATTCTGTGCTTCTACTAATGCTGCATAGAAGGCTGACCCTGATGAACTTCCTACAAGGAGTCCTTCACGTTTTGCAAGCTCTTTTACTTGTGTAAAGGCATCCACATCTGAAACGGTATGAATGCTGTTAAAATACGCTTTATCCATATAGTCGGGAAGGAATTCCATGCCGATGCCCTCCGTTTTGTGAGGACCAGGCTCTCCCCCGTTTAGGATCGATCCTTCTGGTTCCACAATGACCGTTTTTATCTTCGGCAATTGCTCCTTCAGATATTGTGCAGTTCCCATAAAAGTCCCACCAGTACCAGCCCCTGCAACAAATACATCGACTTGGCCATCTAACTGCTCATAAATCTCTGGTCCAAGCGTTTTGTAGTAAGTGAGGGGATTTGCTGGGTTCGCAAACTGCTGGGGACAATAGGAGTTGGGGATTTCCTTTAGAAGTTGCTGTGCCTTTTGAATGGCTCCGCGCATTCCCTCTGCTGTTGGCGTTTGCACGACTTTTGCTCCTAATGCCTTCATCAAATCCTGTTTTTCAACGCTGAATTTTTCCGGTACGCATACAATAACATTCACATCATAATGAACCGCTGCGAGCGCTAGTCCAATGCCCGTATTACCTGCGGTTGGTTCAATGATTGTACCGCCCTTTTGAATTTTGCCCGTTGCAAGTGCCTGTTCAATAAGCTCTTGTCCTAAACGGTCTTTTACGCTGCCACCTGGATTTAAATACTCAAGCTTGGCAAATAAGCGAACGCCTTCTGGTAAAGAGAATTTCGTAATTTCAAGGATGGGTGTCTGACCCACTAATTCATGAATGCCTTTTGCTACTTTCACCAATTCCACCTCATTAACTCATCATCGCTTTTACGCAGTGAAATATTTTGTCTACACATGGAAATGAGGGAATTTAGACGTCGTGTCAAAATACCCTCATCCAGGTCATTACTTCGTTAGTTGCTTAACAATCCCTAATACAAGGCTTGCTGAATTTAATGCTGCTTTGTCTAAGAACTGATCAAATGAAACGTTTGACTCTTTTCCAGCAATATCAGATAGTGCACGGATAATAACAAACGGTGTTTGGAATTGATGACAAACTTGAGCAATCGCTGCTGCTTCCATCTCTGCTGCATATAAATTCGGGAACTTCTCACGTACAAATTCAACGCGAACAGGATCATTCATAAATGAATCGCCTGTTGCAATAAGACCCTTCACAATTTGCATGTCCGTAATTTCTTTGGCCGCTTCCTCAGCAGCACGTACAAGCTTCTCCTCTGGTAGGAATGCAGCTGGCATACCAGGAACTTGCCCGTACTCATAATCAAAGATCGTTACGTCTACATCGTGATGTCTTACTTCTGTTGAAATAACCGCATCACCAACATTTAGTTCCGGATGGAAGCCTCCTGCTGAACCTGTGTTGACAACGTAATCAGGCTTGAACTTCTCAAGCAGGACAGCTGTTGAGAGCGCTGCGTTTACTTTTCCAATTCCTGATTTTAATAAAACAATGTCCACGCCATCAATTGTACCTGTTGAATACTCAGATCCACCAATAACGGTTTGTTCTAGGTTCTCTAGTTTGTCACGTAGAATCGTTACTTCTTCTTCCATTGCTCCGATAATTGCTACTTTCATCGTTTGAAAAACTCCTTTATCGTTTAGTGGCGTTCATCACACACACAAAATGATTAAAACGTGTAAACTCAACGTCAAAATCGTACTTCTCTAAAATGGAGCGAAGCACTCCGATTGTTGTGTAATACTCCCGCTGTAAATCTTCTGCTAGGTTATGATAACCTTTTTCTTTGGATTGCTGAATTGTATCTGTGTAAGCTTTCTTATCTTCAAACATCGTATCAGCAAACACTATTTTACCACCCACAGGAAGGAAGTTTCCATAGTTTCTAACAGCTTCATCTTTTTCAGCGTCTGTTAGATGATGAAAAGCATACGTACTCACAATGGTATGAACGGAAGCATTCGGGAGATCAAAGTTCAAAAAATCTCCGTCGCTTATGCTCACACTGTCACCAAGCTTCTCTACTGCTAGATCACGCATCGGCTTTGAAGGCTCAACGCCAAACACCTCTAGACGATTTCCTAACAGTTTCGTTGTCAGATTTCCCGTTCCAACGCCAAACTCTAACACGTTGCCTACAGAAAGGTCTGCAACCTTTTGTAAAATGTCTTCGTATCGTGCAAAAACTTCTTTATATTCTTCATCATGTCCTGTTACGGACGTGTCATATTTGTCTGCCCAATCTTCAAATATATCTAGAAATTCGCGACCCATGGCCTTTTCCTCCTAATACAAATAATTCATATGAGTATAGTATGAATTAAAACATCAAGTGATCTAAAATTAACACATTATGATGTTTTGTTCAAGTACTATCTCCCCGATTCGTGTAAAATTATAGGGTACATTTATCTTATGAAAAAAAGGAGTAGGCGTTCATGAATTTTCATTTAAATATGATTCAAGACAAGATTGAGTTTTTTGAGGCACACGATTTGGATACGCTAGAAAAGAAAATCAATGAAAAAATCGAGCAAAATACCGCGATCATGCTTGAGGTGAAACACGTATCTCACCAAATGAGCATTGATTACGATAAAGGTCTGAAATGGTATTCGGCCGTTGTCCATTTTAAATACAAGGCATAAAAAAAAGATGCACCAAGGTGCATCTTTTTTTTACTTCATCTCTTCCATTTGAACAGGTTTCCAGCCTTCGCCGTCTACCCAATCAATTTGAACGCGATATTTTTTTTGCTGTGATTTGGATTCAATGGTTGCGACTGCTTTTTGCGGACTTCCATTGTTTCCGATACGCCAAATGATCATATCGCTCTCTGAAACACCTGTAGCTGAGCTAACAGCTTTCAGCATTTCATTCCAGTCCGTAGACCCCTTCTCATATGTTGCCACGTGCTCACCTTGTTGTTCTGTGCCCACTGGCTTCCAGTTTGGATCTACAACGGTTTTATCAACGTCTGATGATGGGTCGTTGTTTTCAGTAACCTGTACGTCACCCTTATCTTCATCCTGACTTTCATCATCAGCGCTTTGATCATCTTCTGTCGCTTGATCATCTACAGTTGAATCATCTGAGCTTTGATCATCAGCACTTTGATCATCTTTATTTTGATCGTCATCAGCTTTGCTTTTATCGCTCTTGTCTTCTGACTTGTTGGAATCACTTTTGTGATCCTTTTTCACTTCAGAAGAAGCGGTTTGTGTATCTGCAGGCTTGTCCTTATGATTCATCATGAGGCTACCACCAACAAACACAATTAAAACAGCGACAACGGCAATGAGTACGTTATAAATGCGGTTAGTCTTTTCTTTCCGTTTTTCATGTCGTTGTGAAAATCGTTTGTTTTCCATAAACTAAGATTCCCCCAGTTTTTATAATGAACTATTTTACCACTACGAGCCGAATTCTTGAAGTAATATCTGAATTTTGATGAACAATTGTAATATTATTGGTACATTTTACAGGTCACTACTTCGGATACAGCGTATTTACTATATCATAAAATACAGCGTTTGTAGGGGTCGTGCTACTTTCTGTATTTAAGTCTACCACAACAAGCGCATATTTTGGATGATTGGCGGGAAAATATCCTGCAAACCATTTGTTAATGATGTTCGTATTTTTCCCTTCAACCGCCCGGATATCCGCCGTTCCAGATTTTCCTGCTACTTGAACAGCTAGCGACTGAAATCGTCTTCCCGTTCCCTTTGGGTGATCAACGACCTCTTTTAGCAATTGACGAAGCCGAATTGCGGTATACGGTGCGATATGATCTCCTTGAAGCTTTTGGGGCTGAAAGGTGTATAACGTAGCGCCATTTTTATATTGAATGCGATCCACGACACGAACCTGCTTCTTTTCTCCTCCCCTTGCGATTGTTGCCATCATGTTGGCAACTGCAAGCGGCGTCACCCGTACATCTCGCTGCCCGATCGCCGTTTGGGCAATTTCTTTTGAATAAGTGGACGGCTTGTTTTGATGCCAAATGACGCCCTTTCCCTCATGATCAAACTGCGTAAAATCACTAAAGTGAAAGACATCTCCCTGCCATCCTACAGGATCGATTAACCCTAGCTTATTGGCATACTCATCAATAATCGTTTTATTCTCTTTGACCATTTCCTTTGCGACCGTTCCAAACGTATAGTTGCAGCTTTCAGCAAAGCTGTCTTGAAAATTAAGCATTCCCTTTCTTTTCGCTTGCTTTTCCAACTTGTTATAGATGTCTAAATCACAGTTAAATGTCCGTTTATACGTATCAATTCCTGAGTCAATTGCTGCGGCGGCAATGACCGTTTTAAAAACGGACCCCGGCACTTGAGGTACGAGCATACGATTTCCGACGCCACTGCTTCGCTGCTGATTAATATGAGGCCTGCTCGTCATGGCAACTACCTCATTTGTATCGATGTCAAGAAGAACTGCGCCTC includes:
- the sigK gene encoding RNA polymerase sporulation sigma factor SigK, producing the protein MSAFLSAIGYLFKEVIFLVSYVKNNAFPQPLSASDERKYLELMAQGDAQARNLLIEHNLRLVAHIVKKFENTGEDAEDLISIGTIGLIKAIESYSQGKGTKLATYAARCIENEILMHLRALKKTKKDVSLHDPIGQDKEGNEISLIDVLKSESDDVVDTIQLTMELEKIKEYIDILDDREKEVIVGRFGLDLQEEKTQREIAKELGISRSYVSRIEKRALMKMFHEFYRAEKEKKQKG
- a CDS encoding YrhC family protein → MNTEQYVKNVKAKIEDYTRFIYILLAVSTFLYIGVLIGMGDKSPVKIDTMMGVLVLFLGAAFYFAWRTKKLKKSLFDEK
- the pssA gene encoding CDP-diacylglycerol--serine O-phosphatidyltransferase; this translates as MFLSDYVDHTIKKLKAQSANTLTILNLSLGGFAILCILKDQFNLSLLLIFLAAFADRFDGMVARKLNIESEFGKQLDSMCDIISFGVAPALLIYQTVLGDFGAPGAIFTIIYIACGASRLARFNITESNGYFTGLPITAAGCLLTLSYLTVSFIPVHFFMFIVIILSFLMVSTFKLKKV
- the motB gene encoding flagellar motor protein MotB codes for the protein MSKKRRKKKQDDHIDESWLIPYADLLTLLLALFIVLFAMSSIDSTKFKALANSFYNEFQGGTGLLDYTSPVEPPTQDTVGDVKADKNKNQPSATPSPTKAPTKKNNESAADAEKKRQIAELKKNVDGYIQSKNLTGKLKTTITQDGLLITIFNDILFDSGSATVRSPYRKVTTDLAGLLVNSNPKTITITGHTDNVPIRNSRFQSNWDLSVMRSVNFMKILLDNPRLSPKLFSVKGYGEYKPVAPNTSAEGRKKNRRVEVLVEPKVTVPSNR
- the motA gene encoding flagellar motor stator protein MotA, whose protein sequence is MDKTSIFGLIIGIIAVFVGMILKGVNPVVLLNPAALLIIFLGTIGAVVIAFPTRDIKNVPKLFKVIFKETKVPKNEEIIPLFVELATLARREGLLALEGKIDELEDPFLKNGLTLAVDGQSQEFIRDVMMEEISAMEDRHQTGASIFVQAGTYAPTLGVLGAVIGLIAALSNMGDTEALGHAISAAFVATLFGIFSGYVLWHPFANKLKRKSRHEVNVRSMMIEGVLSIVEGQAPAIIERKLTSFLSINERENYFAKGEKPNE
- a CDS encoding sporulation protein YjcZ, with translation MYYGYPGSFGYGYGCGYGYGGGFAFALLIILFVLLLIFGSFYYFNCYCNWWN
- a CDS encoding phosphatidylserine decarboxylase, which produces MRKNLYRFMIELTNHPLSSSMIKRFSLSSISSHFISSYARVYKINQNEMKNELNTYKTLQEFFIRELKETARPIDTDLTSIVSPVDAVIESMGTVTPEKEITVKNKQYSIEEMIGDDDILQKYVGGEYIILYLSPKDYHRIHSPIQATIEKQWTLGGKSYPVNSWGLKYGKDPITKNYRKLLQMKGSTGDLLLVKVGAMFINSIETTVKNEHVKKGEELGYFSFGSTVVLFLEKGKLHLSDHLQPQQPVRVGERIGTI
- a CDS encoding YrzI family small protein, yielding MTLHIFFLTITINKRALNHEELERARHAEAVEEEMMNRRAQYPRWF
- a CDS encoding sporulation histidine kinase inhibitor Sda; the encoded protein is MHKLSDKLLVESYCRATELKLNPEFIHLIEKEIKRRSLQVEIIA
- a CDS encoding amino acid permease, with the protein product MSLFRKKSIASLIKETTGKDVALKKDLGAFDLTMLGIGAIIGTGIFVLTGVAAAEHAGPALIISFILSGLACVFAALCYAEFASKVPVSGSAYTYSYATFGELIAWILGWDLILEYGLASSAVASGWSGYFQGLLGGFGIHLPTAITSAYDPSKGTFIDVPAIAIVFIITLLLSQGTKKSAKFNAVMVLIKLAVVVLFIAVGVWYVKPENWTPFMPFGFSGVATGAATVFFAYIGFDAVATAAEEVRNPQRNMPIGIIASLLVCTALYIIVSAILTGIVPYTELNVKNPVAFALNYINQDWVAGLISVGAITGITTVLLVMLYGQTRLFYAISRDGLLPKVFSKVSKKKQTPVANTWITCLLVSFFTGFVPLSKLAELTNIGTLFAFMTVSIGILYLRRSKDQGETKSGFSVPFVPYVPILAFVFCAYLALQLPRLTWISFGVWLVLGLIVYFLYGRRHSNLNTQTNLNKKIG